A stretch of Nonomuraea africana DNA encodes these proteins:
- a CDS encoding VOC family protein: MTTKASLIAVSIDCEDPVKMAEFWSKVTGFEIQVAEAEYSAVGDGATSIYFGRLPGYKAPAWPSDDKQFHLDFRVPDVAKAVEEYEALGATKPEFQPGEGWVVMQDPEGHLFCVCPERSS; the protein is encoded by the coding sequence ATGACAACGAAGGCAAGCCTGATCGCCGTCTCCATCGACTGCGAAGACCCCGTGAAGATGGCGGAGTTCTGGTCCAAGGTGACCGGCTTCGAGATCCAGGTCGCCGAGGCCGAGTACTCCGCGGTCGGCGACGGCGCCACGAGCATCTACTTCGGTCGGCTGCCCGGCTACAAGGCGCCCGCGTGGCCGAGTGACGACAAGCAGTTCCATCTCGACTTCCGGGTGCCCGACGTGGCCAAGGCGGTCGAGGAGTACGAGGCGCTCGGCGCCACCAAGCCCGAGTTCCAGCCCGGCGAAGGCTGGGTCGTCATGCAGGACCCCGAGGGTCATCTGTTCTGCGTTTGTCCTGAGAGGTCCTCCTAA
- a CDS encoding GPGG-motif small membrane protein, translating to MATLLWIIAVILVIAGIYVILARRDILWGIVLIVLGFLVGPGGVSIFNV from the coding sequence ATGGCTACTTTGCTCTGGATCATCGCAGTAATCCTCGTCATCGCCGGGATCTACGTGATCCTGGCCCGACGCGACATTCTCTGGGGAATCGTCCTCATCGTTCTCGGATTCCTCGTCGGCCCTGGAGGCGTCAGCATTTTCAACGTATGA
- a CDS encoding membrane dipeptidase, producing MALRRVLALIALLGAVAMAAPPPSPSAPVRGFVDAHSHLMSYEAFGGKLLCGKPFDPAGIARALLDCLDHHPNGEAAWFENFTRTGSPTGTHDPVGWPTFKDWPAHDSLTHQQAYYEWIERAWRGGLRVLVNDLVANRQLCEIYPLKSNPCDEMWAIRREAQRTFELQNHIDTLAGGPGLGWFRVVRGPEEAREVIAAGKLAVVLGVETSEPFGCRTTLGVPHCTKAQIDRGLDEMHALGVRSMFVCHKYDNALCGVRFDSGTQGAIVNLGNLLSSGGFWRVEKCRGPEHDNPISPAVLPPELARWLPPGVGLPVYPPAPHCNPKGLTSLGRHMVEGMMRRGMIIEIDHMSVKAAGQTLDLLEAARYPGVISSHSWADPAFLPRIYRLGGMVTQYGHAAEEFAEEWRRTQPLRQESGRPGYGYGLDANGLGPLPAPRAGSAVTYPFTSYDGTTALDRPRTGERVWDYNVDGVAHYGLVPDWIEDLRHLAGQPIVDDLASGAEAYLRTWEGATAPAAR from the coding sequence ATGGCCCTCCGCCGTGTCCTGGCTCTCATCGCCCTGCTGGGCGCGGTCGCGATGGCCGCGCCCCCGCCCTCGCCGTCCGCACCCGTGCGCGGGTTCGTGGACGCGCACAGCCATCTGATGTCGTACGAGGCGTTCGGTGGCAAGCTGCTGTGCGGCAAACCGTTCGATCCCGCGGGCATCGCCCGCGCGCTGCTCGACTGCCTCGACCACCATCCGAACGGCGAGGCCGCCTGGTTCGAGAACTTCACCAGGACGGGCTCGCCCACCGGCACCCACGACCCCGTCGGCTGGCCGACCTTCAAGGACTGGCCCGCGCACGACTCCCTCACCCACCAGCAGGCCTACTACGAGTGGATCGAACGCGCGTGGCGCGGCGGCCTGCGCGTCCTGGTCAACGACCTGGTGGCCAACAGACAGCTCTGCGAGATCTACCCGCTGAAGAGCAACCCGTGCGACGAGATGTGGGCCATCAGGCGCGAGGCCCAGCGCACGTTCGAGCTCCAGAACCACATCGACACGCTCGCGGGCGGCCCGGGGCTCGGCTGGTTCCGCGTGGTGCGCGGCCCCGAGGAGGCGCGCGAGGTCATCGCGGCGGGCAAGCTCGCCGTCGTGCTGGGCGTCGAGACCTCGGAGCCGTTCGGCTGCCGCACCACGCTCGGCGTCCCGCACTGCACGAAGGCGCAGATCGACCGCGGGCTCGACGAGATGCACGCGCTCGGCGTGCGCAGCATGTTCGTCTGCCACAAGTACGACAACGCGCTGTGCGGTGTGCGCTTCGACTCCGGGACCCAGGGCGCGATCGTCAACCTCGGCAACCTGCTGTCGTCGGGCGGCTTCTGGCGGGTGGAGAAGTGCCGAGGGCCCGAGCACGACAACCCGATCTCGCCCGCCGTCCTGCCTCCGGAACTGGCCCGCTGGCTGCCGCCCGGCGTCGGGCTGCCGGTCTATCCGCCCGCCCCGCACTGCAACCCCAAGGGACTGACCTCGCTCGGCCGCCACATGGTCGAGGGCATGATGCGGCGCGGCATGATCATCGAGATCGACCACATGAGCGTCAAGGCCGCCGGCCAGACGCTCGACCTGCTCGAAGCCGCCCGCTACCCGGGCGTCATCTCCTCGCACAGCTGGGCCGACCCGGCCTTCCTGCCGCGGATCTACCGCCTGGGCGGCATGGTCACCCAGTACGGCCACGCCGCCGAGGAGTTCGCCGAGGAGTGGCGGCGCACCCAGCCGCTGCGCCAGGAGAGCGGACGTCCCGGCTACGGCTACGGCCTGGACGCCAACGGCCTCGGCCCGCTGCCCGCGCCACGGGCGGGCAGCGCCGTGACCTATCCGTTCACCTCCTACGACGGCACCACCGCGCTGGACCGGCCGCGCACCGGCGAGCGGGTGTGGGACTACAACGTGGACGGGGTGGCCCACTACGGCCTGGTGCCCGACTGGATCGAGGACCTGAGGCACCTGGCGGGCCAGCCGATCGTGGACGACCTCGCCTCGGGGGCGGAGGCGTACCTCAGGACGTGGGAGGGAGCTACAGCACCCGCAGCGCGGTGA
- a CDS encoding PRC-barrel domain-containing protein, whose product MELWNYRPDVYDRNQSLDLVGYHVQATDGKIGSIDEATYEVGESYVIIDTGPWIFGKKVMLPASVITRIDPQERNVYVSRTKEEIKNAPEFDEGSFKEPDYRQRLGDYYGRFPQTF is encoded by the coding sequence ATGGAGCTCTGGAACTATCGTCCTGACGTCTACGACCGGAACCAGAGTCTGGACCTCGTGGGTTACCACGTCCAGGCGACGGACGGCAAGATCGGGTCAATCGACGAGGCGACCTACGAGGTCGGCGAGAGCTACGTCATCATCGACACCGGACCGTGGATCTTCGGTAAGAAGGTCATGCTGCCCGCCTCGGTGATCACTCGCATCGACCCGCAGGAGCGCAACGTCTACGTCTCCAGGACGAAGGAAGAGATCAAGAACGCTCCCGAGTTCGACGAGGGTTCGTTCAAGGAGCCGGACTATCGGCAGCGGCTGGGCGACTACTACGGCCGCTTCCCTCAGACCTTCTGA
- a CDS encoding DNA topoisomerase IB codes for MHPSDQNEPGIRRRRRGRGFSYSYPDGRPVRDRATLRRIRALAVPPAWKDVWICRSPDGHLQAAGTDAAGRRQYRYHDEWRAQQDRIKFDRVLEMAERLPAFRKIVQEQLEGRGLTRERVLAAAARLLDVGYFRVGGEEYESYGLATLRMDHVTCANGSVVFSYPAKGDIPREVEVVDSAACKVIRSLKALGHDGELLRYRDSSGWVDVRSADINDYVRETLGCEATAKDFRTWHGTVLAAVGLSRTPSVSRVMREVAEYLGNTPAVARASYVDPRVIEAFEQGRAIGPGDPEQAVIDLIRAV; via the coding sequence GTGCACCCCAGTGACCAGAATGAGCCTGGCATCAGGCGCAGGCGAAGGGGGCGGGGATTCAGCTACTCCTATCCCGACGGGCGGCCCGTGCGCGATCGTGCCACGCTGCGCAGGATCAGGGCGCTGGCCGTGCCGCCCGCGTGGAAGGACGTGTGGATCTGCCGTTCGCCCGACGGGCACCTGCAGGCGGCGGGCACCGACGCGGCGGGGCGGCGGCAGTACCGCTACCACGACGAGTGGCGCGCCCAGCAGGACCGGATCAAGTTCGACAGGGTGCTGGAGATGGCCGAGCGGCTGCCGGCCTTTAGGAAGATCGTCCAGGAGCAGCTGGAGGGCAGGGGCCTGACCAGGGAGCGGGTGCTCGCGGCGGCCGCGCGCCTGCTGGATGTCGGCTACTTCAGGGTGGGCGGCGAGGAGTACGAGTCGTACGGCCTGGCCACGCTCAGGATGGACCACGTCACCTGCGCGAACGGCAGCGTCGTCTTCTCCTATCCGGCCAAGGGCGACATCCCCCGCGAGGTGGAGGTCGTCGACTCCGCGGCCTGCAAGGTGATCAGGTCGCTGAAGGCGCTGGGCCACGACGGCGAGCTGCTGCGCTACCGCGACAGCTCCGGCTGGGTGGACGTGCGCAGCGCCGACATCAACGACTACGTGCGCGAGACGCTCGGCTGCGAGGCGACGGCCAAGGACTTCCGCACCTGGCACGGCACCGTGCTGGCGGCCGTCGGACTGTCCCGCACGCCGAGCGTCAGCAGGGTGATGCGGGAGGTGGCCGAGTACCTGGGCAACACCCCCGCCGTCGCGCGCGCCTCCTATGTGGATCCCCGGGTGATCGAGGCCTTCGAGCAGGGTAGGGCGATCGGTCCCGGTGACCCGGAACAGGCGGTCATCGACCTGATCAGGGCCGTTTGA
- a CDS encoding LLM class F420-dependent oxidoreductase, whose product MTTFGYFLSSEEHGPNELVRQAQLAEQSGFEALWISDHYHPWLDEQGQSPFVWSVIGGIAATTRLPVTTAVTCPLIRIHPAVVAQAAATSAAMCEGRFRLGIGTGEALNEHITGTAWPPAEERLEMLEEAVDVIRKLWQGDLVTHRGTHYRVDTARLYTLPDQPPPIYMSGFGDKSVELAGRIADGYITTGPTAELVELFHKSGGESKPAAGGLKVCYAPDEAQARATVHRLWPTQGIKGEASQLLPLPRHFEQLAEMVTEEEAAGSSPCGPDPEAHVQAIRKYVDAGFDEIYVNQIGPDQDAFFAFYSAEVLPRLR is encoded by the coding sequence ATGACAACATTCGGCTATTTCCTGTCATCAGAGGAACACGGCCCCAACGAGCTCGTCCGCCAGGCCCAGTTGGCCGAGCAATCCGGCTTCGAGGCGCTGTGGATTTCCGACCATTACCACCCGTGGCTGGACGAACAGGGTCAGAGCCCGTTCGTGTGGTCGGTGATCGGCGGCATCGCGGCGACCACCAGGCTGCCCGTCACCACGGCCGTCACCTGTCCGCTGATCCGCATCCACCCCGCCGTCGTCGCCCAGGCCGCGGCCACCAGCGCCGCCATGTGCGAGGGCCGCTTCCGCCTGGGCATCGGCACCGGCGAGGCGCTCAACGAGCACATCACGGGTACGGCCTGGCCGCCCGCCGAGGAGCGCCTGGAGATGCTGGAGGAGGCCGTCGACGTCATACGCAAGCTGTGGCAGGGCGACCTCGTCACGCACAGGGGCACTCACTACCGCGTCGACACCGCCAGGCTCTACACCCTGCCCGACCAGCCGCCGCCGATCTACATGTCGGGGTTCGGCGACAAGTCCGTCGAGCTGGCGGGCCGCATCGCCGACGGCTACATCACCACCGGACCCACCGCCGAGCTGGTCGAGCTGTTCCACAAGTCGGGCGGCGAGAGCAAGCCCGCGGCGGGCGGGCTGAAGGTCTGCTACGCCCCCGACGAGGCGCAGGCCAGGGCGACGGTCCACCGGCTCTGGCCCACGCAGGGCATCAAGGGCGAGGCCTCCCAGCTGCTGCCGCTGCCCAGGCACTTCGAGCAGCTGGCCGAGATGGTCACCGAGGAGGAGGCGGCCGGGTCGAGCCCGTGCGGACCCGACCCCGAGGCGCACGTCCAGGCCATCAGGAAGTACGTCGACGCCGGATTCGACGAGATCTACGTCAACCAGATCGGACCCGACCAGGACGCGTTCTTCGCGTTCTACTCGGCCGAGGTACTGCCCCGGCTCCGGTAG
- a CDS encoding metallophosphoesterase family protein has protein sequence MTELRIAAVGDVHLGEDVRGQYRARLTGLEGRADVLLLAGDLTRHGTLAEGRLVAEEFRDLPIPVVAVLGNHDYHSDLQYEIMSEMRDHGIIVLDDDAVVITCRGARLGVVGGKGFGGGFAGKCASEFGEREIKGFVSHTRSIADSWQRALKELDTDYKIVLSHYSPVKETLEGEPLEIYPFLGSYLLAEAVDTVGADLIFHGHAHKGSEKGMTPGGIRVRNVALPVLGRAYGLYCLSEHDSC, from the coding sequence TTGACTGAGCTGCGTATCGCGGCCGTAGGTGACGTGCACCTGGGTGAGGACGTGCGGGGCCAGTACCGTGCGCGGCTGACCGGCCTCGAGGGCAGGGCCGATGTGCTGCTGCTGGCGGGCGACCTCACCAGGCACGGGACCCTGGCGGAGGGCAGGCTGGTCGCGGAGGAGTTCCGCGACCTGCCGATCCCCGTCGTGGCCGTCCTCGGCAACCACGACTATCACTCCGACCTGCAGTACGAGATCATGAGCGAGATGCGCGACCACGGCATCATCGTGCTCGACGACGACGCGGTCGTCATCACCTGCCGCGGCGCGCGGCTCGGGGTGGTCGGCGGCAAGGGCTTCGGCGGCGGCTTCGCGGGCAAGTGCGCCAGCGAGTTCGGCGAGCGCGAGATCAAGGGCTTCGTCAGCCACACCAGGAGCATCGCCGACAGCTGGCAGCGCGCGCTGAAGGAGCTCGACACCGACTACAAGATCGTGCTCTCGCACTACTCGCCGGTCAAGGAGACCCTGGAGGGGGAGCCGCTGGAGATCTACCCCTTCCTCGGCAGCTACCTGCTGGCCGAGGCCGTCGACACGGTCGGAGCCGATCTCATCTTCCACGGTCACGCGCACAAGGGCTCGGAGAAGGGCATGACGCCGGGCGGCATCAGGGTGCGCAACGTGGCGCTGCCGGTGCTGGGCAGGGCCTACGGCCTCTACTGCCTGAGTGAGCACGACTCATGTTAG
- a CDS encoding DUF6328 family protein has protein sequence MKEERAEPGESHKERVDRELAELLQGLRVAVTGVQVLFAFLLTVPFQVGFVKVDALGRWLFFISLMAAAFASVCFIAPAAQHRLLFRTGLKEKMLHRANELGVAGAMFLLVAMTSAVALVTETVINNWQAALFAAAVALTGVWFWLLQPLLDLYRSRGSTSAE, from the coding sequence GTGAAAGAGGAGCGGGCCGAACCCGGCGAGAGCCACAAGGAGCGGGTGGATCGCGAGCTGGCCGAGCTGCTGCAGGGGCTGCGGGTGGCGGTCACCGGCGTGCAGGTGCTGTTCGCCTTCCTGCTCACCGTCCCGTTCCAGGTGGGTTTCGTCAAGGTCGACGCCCTGGGCCGGTGGCTGTTCTTCATCTCGCTGATGGCCGCGGCGTTCGCCTCCGTCTGCTTCATCGCCCCCGCCGCCCAGCACCGGCTCCTCTTCCGCACCGGGCTGAAGGAGAAGATGCTGCACCGGGCCAACGAGCTGGGCGTGGCGGGTGCGATGTTCCTCCTGGTGGCGATGACCAGCGCGGTCGCCCTCGTCACCGAAACGGTGATCAACAACTGGCAGGCCGCGCTGTTCGCCGCCGCCGTGGCGCTGACCGGTGTCTGGTTCTGGCTGCTCCAGCCGCTGCTCGACCTCTACCGGAGCCGGGGCAGTACCTCGGCCGAGTAG
- a CDS encoding SDR family oxidoreductase yields the protein MRSARVVVVTGASGGVGRAVARELGARGDSVALIARGTTGLAAAAVDVGAAGGSGVVYPADVSSYEEVRQAAESVEEDLGPIDVWINVAFSSVFAPFADVRPEEFERTTAVTYLGYVWGTKVALDLMRPRGRGVVVQAGSALAYRGLPLQSAYCGAKHAIRGFTESVRTELMAEGSGVRVCMVQLPALNTPQFDWVLSRLRRHPQPVPPIFQPEVAARALVHAADHPERREYWVGAATALTILGQRFAPGLLDRYLARTGTSSQVTTEQPPTGVANLWEPADEEHDYGAHGSFDSRSHEHSPQLWLSQHRRPVLITLGAAAAAGALATRALRR from the coding sequence ATGCGCTCGGCTCGCGTGGTCGTGGTCACCGGGGCGAGCGGCGGTGTGGGGCGGGCGGTGGCGCGCGAGCTGGGCGCCCGCGGTGACTCCGTCGCGCTGATCGCCCGCGGCACGACGGGTCTGGCCGCGGCGGCGGTCGACGTGGGTGCCGCCGGCGGCTCGGGGGTGGTCTACCCCGCCGACGTCTCCTCCTACGAGGAGGTACGGCAGGCGGCCGAGAGCGTCGAGGAGGACCTCGGGCCCATCGACGTCTGGATCAACGTCGCGTTCTCCTCGGTGTTCGCGCCCTTCGCCGACGTGCGGCCCGAGGAGTTCGAGCGGACGACGGCGGTGACCTACCTCGGCTACGTGTGGGGCACCAAGGTCGCGCTCGACCTGATGCGCCCGCGCGGCAGGGGGGTCGTCGTGCAGGCGGGGTCGGCGCTGGCCTACCGGGGCCTTCCGCTGCAGTCCGCCTACTGCGGCGCCAAGCACGCGATCAGGGGGTTCACCGAGTCGGTGCGCACCGAGTTGATGGCGGAGGGAAGCGGGGTGCGGGTGTGCATGGTCCAGCTGCCCGCGCTGAACACCCCGCAGTTCGACTGGGTGCTGTCACGGCTGAGACGGCATCCGCAGCCCGTGCCGCCCATCTTCCAGCCCGAGGTCGCGGCCAGGGCGCTGGTACACGCGGCCGACCACCCCGAGCGCAGGGAGTACTGGGTCGGCGCCGCCACCGCGCTCACCATCCTCGGCCAGCGGTTCGCGCCGGGGCTGCTCGACCGCTACCTGGCGAGGACGGGCACGTCCTCGCAGGTCACGACGGAGCAGCCGCCGACGGGCGTGGCGAACCTCTGGGAGCCCGCCGACGAGGAGCACGACTACGGCGCGCACGGGAGCTTCGACTCCCGGTCGCACGAGCACAGCCCGCAGCTCTGGCTGTCCCAGCACCGCAGGCCCGTGCTCATCACGCTCGGCGCCGCCGCGGCCGCGGGCGCGCTGGCCACGCGGGCGCTGCGCCGCTGA
- a CDS encoding DMT family transporter, protein MTQVSVRRGVLYVSVAAAAWGTGGAAGSLLFQSTGLGPVGVSLWRYLLGALFLITIIRRRPATHRRMLLVGAGMALYQTAYFGAIAASGVAIATVVTMGATPLFTAVGGRIFLGERLDRVGTACVGAALLGLILLTAGSSGAGPEATATLAGVGLALLSAAGYAAVTLHSRRHHDDPYGTAVGGFAVGALCLAPFAMTDGFLPEVTLPTVALLIYLGAVPTALAYGLYFRSLSALRATTVSVISLGEAVGAAALGVLLFGERLTALTMAGCLVLLGAVVVLTVHERE, encoded by the coding sequence ATGACGCAAGTTTCCGTGCGGCGCGGCGTGCTGTACGTCTCGGTGGCCGCGGCCGCCTGGGGCACCGGCGGCGCGGCCGGGTCCCTGCTCTTCCAGTCCACAGGGCTCGGCCCGGTCGGGGTCTCGCTCTGGCGATACCTGCTCGGCGCGCTCTTCCTCATCACGATCATCCGCCGCAGGCCGGCCACCCACCGCAGGATGCTGCTGGTGGGGGCGGGTATGGCGCTCTACCAGACCGCCTACTTCGGTGCGATCGCCGCCTCGGGGGTGGCCATCGCGACGGTGGTCACGATGGGCGCCACGCCGCTGTTCACCGCGGTGGGCGGGCGGATCTTCCTCGGCGAGCGGCTCGACAGGGTCGGCACGGCCTGCGTCGGCGCCGCGCTGCTGGGGCTGATCCTGCTCACGGCCGGGTCGAGCGGCGCGGGCCCCGAGGCCACGGCCACGCTCGCGGGCGTGGGCCTCGCGCTGCTGTCGGCGGCGGGATACGCCGCCGTCACGCTCCACTCCAGGCGGCACCACGACGACCCGTACGGCACCGCCGTGGGCGGGTTCGCCGTGGGCGCGCTGTGCCTGGCGCCGTTCGCCATGACCGACGGCTTCCTGCCAGAGGTCACGCTGCCGACCGTGGCGTTGCTGATCTACCTCGGCGCGGTGCCGACCGCCCTGGCGTACGGGCTGTATTTCCGGAGCCTGTCCGCGCTCAGAGCGACCACCGTGTCGGTGATCTCCCTCGGCGAGGCGGTCGGCGCGGCGGCGCTCGGCGTGCTGCTGTTCGGCGAGCGCCTGACGGCGCTGACCATGGCGGGTTGCCTTGTGTTGCTCGGCGCGGTGGTCGTACTCACCGTGCACGAGCGCGAATGA
- a CDS encoding DUF1360 domain-containing protein — MTEITEEYGRPVGGYLRIMAAYGGAVTAAAALAVFLGKKPPERIGVLDLFLMGVSTHRMSRTLAKDSVTSPLRAPFTRFDGVSGPAELKEEPRGAVGELVACPFCLAQWVATAYAVGLVFAPRLTRLAGSTMTAVAVSDWLQLGYAKLMKEAE; from the coding sequence ATGACGGAGATCACCGAGGAGTACGGCCGCCCGGTCGGCGGCTACCTGCGGATCATGGCAGCGTACGGCGGGGCCGTCACGGCCGCGGCCGCGCTGGCCGTCTTCCTGGGGAAGAAACCGCCCGAGCGGATCGGCGTGCTCGATCTCTTCCTCATGGGCGTGAGCACCCACCGGATGTCGCGCACGCTCGCCAAGGACAGCGTGACCAGCCCGCTGCGCGCCCCCTTCACCAGGTTCGACGGGGTGAGCGGCCCCGCCGAGCTGAAGGAGGAGCCGCGGGGCGCGGTGGGCGAGCTGGTCGCCTGCCCCTTCTGCCTCGCGCAGTGGGTGGCCACCGCCTACGCCGTGGGACTGGTCTTCGCGCCTCGGCTGACCCGCCTGGCGGGCTCGACGATGACGGCGGTGGCCGTCTCCGACTGGCTGCAGCTCGGCTACGCCAAGCTCATGAAGGAGGCCGAGTGA
- a CDS encoding BON domain-containing protein → MEAPQYVAARVQRALAEDDRTSELGIRVDVRGDQLFLRGHVTGEEHRRLMERVAQEAAPELHVHNELQVVQVREPGEDEHLD, encoded by the coding sequence ATGGAGGCTCCGCAGTACGTCGCGGCGCGCGTCCAGCGGGCGCTCGCCGAGGACGACAGGACCAGTGAGCTCGGCATCCGCGTCGACGTGCGCGGCGACCAGCTGTTCCTGCGCGGCCATGTCACGGGTGAGGAGCACAGGCGCCTGATGGAGCGGGTCGCGCAGGAGGCCGCCCCCGAGCTGCACGTGCACAACGAGCTACAGGTCGTGCAGGTCCGAGAGCCCGGAGAGGATGAGCATCTTGACTGA
- the secA2 gene encoding accessory Sec system translocase SecA2, with product MASFSGFFRNLLDRPGGLNLSPYQKIVEAAAKLCFPGELPEPKMDDLAQFCAVVREAADRTLGLRPYDVQLLGTLALLHGHVAEMATGEGKTLSGAMAAAGYALQGKRVHVISVNDYLAQRDAEWMAPFYAALDVSVGWISQNSTHEERRAAYEKDVCYGPVSEIGFDVLRDRMRTDASEIIMPAPEVALVDEADSVLVDEARVPLVLAGAADPGDAVPEMAALVRTLVRGYHYEIDEQSRNVFLTPKGADSVESILGVELYDENEPGTLIELNLALHAHALLTRDVDYIVRDGKVQLINPSRGRVALLQRWPDGLQAAVEAKEALSPTEKGEILDQITVQGLIRRYPQVCGMTGTAVAVSEQLGEFYGLKVAVIPPNKPCVRVDEPDRLYPTEPDKDAALVEMIQEMHATGRPILIGTLDVAESENLAKLLQRRGMEPVVLNAKNDAEEAAIIARAGELRAITVSTQMAGRGTDIRLGEGVAELGGLYVIGSGRHVSSRLDDQLRGRAGRQGDPGGSVFFASMRDDLITQYVPDERPPAADPDGVVRHRRGAYLIGHAQRVAEGVNLEIHRNTWRYTRLLEHQRELILEWRDKVLHTDAAAEALAKADPERWASLDDDSRDERARQIVLHAIDTCWTEHLAFLSDLREGIHLRALGRMSPVDEFQREAVAEYKTLLAEVERRSLESFEEPGRDLKRPSATWTYMVQENPFGTEWDRILKRVTSAVRHG from the coding sequence GTGGCGTCGTTTTCCGGGTTTTTCAGGAACCTTCTGGACCGGCCAGGAGGCCTGAACCTGAGCCCCTACCAGAAGATCGTCGAGGCGGCGGCCAAGCTGTGCTTCCCCGGCGAACTGCCCGAGCCGAAGATGGACGACCTGGCGCAGTTCTGCGCCGTCGTGCGCGAGGCCGCGGACCGGACGCTGGGGCTCAGGCCGTACGACGTGCAGTTGCTGGGCACGCTGGCGCTCCTTCACGGGCACGTGGCCGAGATGGCGACCGGCGAGGGCAAGACGCTGTCGGGCGCCATGGCCGCGGCGGGCTACGCGCTGCAGGGCAAGCGGGTCCACGTGATCTCGGTCAACGACTACCTGGCGCAACGCGACGCGGAGTGGATGGCGCCCTTCTACGCGGCGCTCGACGTCAGCGTCGGCTGGATCAGCCAGAACTCCACGCACGAGGAGCGGCGCGCCGCCTACGAGAAGGACGTCTGTTACGGCCCCGTCAGCGAGATCGGCTTCGACGTGCTGCGCGACAGGATGCGCACCGACGCGAGCGAGATCATCATGCCCGCGCCCGAGGTGGCGCTGGTCGACGAGGCCGACTCCGTGCTGGTGGACGAGGCGCGCGTGCCGCTGGTGCTGGCGGGCGCGGCCGACCCGGGCGACGCCGTGCCCGAGATGGCGGCGCTGGTGCGCACCCTGGTCAGGGGCTACCACTACGAGATCGACGAGCAGTCGCGCAACGTCTTCCTGACGCCGAAGGGCGCCGACAGCGTGGAGTCGATCCTCGGCGTCGAGCTGTACGACGAGAACGAGCCCGGCACGCTGATCGAGCTCAACCTGGCCCTGCACGCGCACGCGCTGCTCACCCGCGACGTCGACTACATCGTGCGCGACGGCAAGGTGCAGCTGATCAACCCCTCGCGCGGCCGCGTGGCGCTGCTGCAGCGCTGGCCCGACGGCCTGCAGGCGGCGGTGGAGGCCAAGGAGGCGCTCTCCCCCACGGAGAAGGGCGAGATCCTCGACCAGATCACCGTGCAGGGGCTGATCAGGCGCTACCCGCAGGTGTGCGGCATGACCGGCACCGCGGTCGCGGTCAGCGAGCAGCTCGGCGAGTTCTACGGGCTGAAGGTGGCGGTCATCCCGCCGAACAAGCCGTGCGTGCGGGTGGACGAGCCCGACCGCCTCTACCCGACCGAGCCCGACAAGGACGCGGCGCTGGTCGAGATGATCCAGGAGATGCACGCCACGGGGCGGCCGATCCTCATCGGCACCCTCGACGTGGCCGAGTCGGAGAACCTGGCCAAGCTGCTGCAGCGCCGCGGCATGGAGCCGGTCGTGCTCAACGCCAAGAACGACGCGGAGGAGGCCGCGATCATCGCCAGGGCGGGCGAGCTGCGCGCGATCACCGTCTCCACCCAGATGGCGGGCCGCGGCACCGACATCCGCCTCGGAGAGGGCGTGGCCGAGCTCGGCGGCCTGTACGTGATCGGCTCGGGCCGGCACGTCAGCAGCCGCCTCGACGACCAGCTGCGCGGGCGCGCGGGCCGCCAGGGCGACCCCGGCGGCTCGGTCTTCTTCGCGAGCATGCGCGACGACCTCATCACCCAGTACGTGCCGGACGAGCGCCCGCCCGCCGCCGACCCCGACGGTGTCGTACGGCACCGCCGCGGCGCCTACCTCATCGGCCACGCGCAGCGCGTCGCCGAGGGCGTCAACCTGGAGATCCACCGCAACACCTGGCGCTACACCCGCCTGCTCGAGCACCAGCGCGAGCTCATCCTCGAATGGCGGGACAAGGTCCTGCACACCGACGCGGCCGCCGAGGCGCTGGCCAAGGCCGACCCCGAGCGCTGGGCCTCGCTCGACGACGACTCCCGCGACGAGCGCGCCAGGCAGATAGTCCTGCACGCGATCGACACCTGCTGGACCGAGCACCTGGCGTTCCTGAGCGACCTGCGCGAGGGCATCCACCTGCGGGCGCTGGGCCGCATGAGCCCGGTCGACGAGTTCCAGCGCGAGGCGGTGGCGGAGTACAAGACGTTGCTGGCGGAGGTGGAGCGGCGCTCGCTCGAGTCGTTCGAGGAGCCGGGCCGCGACCTGAAGCGCCCGTCGGCGACGTGGACGTACATGGTGCAGGAGAATCCGTTCGGCACCGAATGGGACCGCATTCTGAAGAGGGTCACCTCGGCTGTCCGGCACGGGTAA